The Ptiloglossa arizonensis isolate GNS036 chromosome 9, iyPtiAriz1_principal, whole genome shotgun sequence nucleotide sequence tagtaTCAATTTTTCGCGAAGGTAACTATAGTTTTCGAGCTGCGCCATCTAGGTTCTTCATCTGAGTTAGAAAATACGATCTAACATTTCTTTATTTCAGAAGATGGAAAAATGATAATTGAAACGTTGTAAGtgcattttaatattctttaaaattgatttgATACATTTCTTTTAAGTTTCACGAACGATggatataattatattagaaaaagaaaaagaaaaacaaattgtaaaaggtaaTTCCCAAAACGTGTTCTTCcgtagaaaataattgtttcaaaatttatatcgaCCATGTTCCCCCTCCTTGAATCGAAACGTAAAAATCGAAAGTGCAGTTGAAAACAAcgattttttgaaattattactCTACAAACTTTCTGTATCGAGACTCCTAGACGAGAAGAATACTATCAAAACCGTTGATCGCAACTGTCCAGTCATCTGTCCGATAACGTGACACACAGGTCTACGAAAAGCACGATCGAAAATCGACCGGTTTCGCGCACTCTGGGTCGCATTGTTCGAGAGAGGGCTGCGCAGATGCTCGAAAATACGCAAGTCCATTGTACAGCGTGCAGAACGCGACAATGGACGGTCCGAGAGTGCACGTACACGCGTGAAATCGATCGGGAAACTGACTCACAGGGGACGATCGTCCTGTACAGTCGAACGCACGATTATTCCCCATATTGGCAAGGTCACGACCTCCGGGAAAGAATCGTGACGCGACTGCACGTAGGCTCGTCTATGGCAGCAGGTCGTTGCCATCGAGTCGTCACACTACATTTAACCTTTTTGCAACAACACTTCGTGCGCCACTATACGGAAACGATATCAGTGATGTAATATCTACGATTCACCGTTCACATTCAagtactttcttcgtatcgtacGAATTTAAATAAGCTTCCTATTCGTGGTTATCGTTTATATAATCAACTCCAGATAAAATCTTTTTACAGCCATCGCTAAAGACGTACAAATTTCCcgaggaaaaattttaatcgttaacTGTGAACGCCGCTATTTCTGCATCAGAAATTGATAAATGATTTTATAAGTGCGATAGCTGAATCGGTACGACGATCGTAATAAGGTTAATGACCACATTACACTTGGATAATATCAGCACGGAAGAATAATATCGTTTCTATTAATTGGAACGAGTTACTTTATACTTGGATCGATTTTGTATACTTGATGCAGTTACTTGAAAAATATGCTTATCGACGTTTATCTGCTTTAGGAATGCGTGTTTATTAACGCGTTTATTGATTTGTcacttttaacgaaaaaattgtttcaccgCATCGGTTCGCGATTAAGTTGCAATTTATTGCGAACGATGGATACTGAAAGTTTGCCGGAAAAGAAAGTGTAAGTAATATTTAAAGAATGCATACTGTCACGTTATAGAAATGCACGTCCACGGTGAATCGAATGTAAGTAAGAGGAGAATAATGTTGCTGTAAAATCGATTCCGCGTGTTATTGCATTCTCGATAATGCATATATTATCAAAGGGTATCATCACGCGCATGTACGAACCGATTTTCCTTGTTACGACTCGTGAATATCAACTTTTAACAACGCTTACGCGAAGAAACATGGCGCATAATCATCGTGAAATATTATCGCGTGTCCCATTATATTGCTATAATGACAACACTAAATCTGGCTATCCATCGGTAAATGCAATTCCAATAATAATGCAATCGAAAGTTACTAAAATTACTCCACAATTGGCAATTATGTAGTGACACGTCGATATGTcataattttatcgttaaataacTCTCTTAGCCGTCAGTGGTAATGCGAAACGTATATCCGTATAGACTCGCATGGCACACGTTTACAGGATTAAAGCAGGTCCCCTTTTCATATGACGGGAAACGATCTCTTTATGCacgtagctattcgtttcgaagcaCGTATTTCGTGTTTAAAAAAGCACGATAAACGAAATCTATTTCGAGTAACCCGATACTGTATCGTTACCGACGATAATGTTGTCTCTTGCGCAAACCAATCGAAGACAATCTATTGTATTTAAATCACCCCCTGTAACCGTGAAGACACGTCGTAGCAGTAACTGTAGAACGATTTTGTATTTGAATGACATTTCATACCTGTCAGGTCAAATTCACGCGTCACCGTTAAAAGCCACACGAATTATTTgtttacatacatatacaaTCTCACGTCTCTACaaatcgaaatttctttccTCCCGCTCCACAGGTGTCGAGGAATTCACTGCGCAGTACTTTGCATATCCTCGTGCACTTTCCGGATACTACATTATCGTATTTGCTATGTTTTTGCACTGCGTATCAAAAAAATCATGTCCCACGATCATCGAAATGTCCAAAGTTTTTCCCCTCGAGTAAATCACGGATCTGCTCGGTTCGACTCACTTTTTTGTCGCGTTTTTTATGAGGCAACGGAATCACGGATCAAACGACAATCGAACTTGTACGttaagaaacgaaacgtttttgTTAAAACTCACCGGTACGATCGAGATGATCCGAAGCGGCGATCGAAAATCCAGTCGGCGGATCGAGGGCCGGCGTCCCGCCGTGCCGACGCACTGAACGGTTTCAAACACTTCCGATGTCTCCTGAGTggcacaccagcgaaaattcacACAAGTCACGCGATCGAGTCAATCTCATAATCGCAATCACCGTATTCAACTCTCCACGGACACTGAATTCTTTTTCAAATCGAAACGACACGGCGGCGCGCCGAACACGACGCTAAAACGCCAAACTATCGTGGCAACGGGTGCTTCGCTACTGTATGACGGTGTGCAGGGGTTCATTGTGTGCTCGCCTTTCCGACCGGTGATTGGTGGAGGGGATGACGGAGGACAGATGGTAGTCACGAAAGTTACCGACGAGAACCGAGCGACACCGAGTCTGATTCATCGTTACCTCGTAAGATGGTGCGTCGATATAATCAGGGAACAAAAAAATTACTCcttgtataatatttcaaatcttGTTATTTCGGCgacaaattttgtattaaaacatgaaaattatttttgtattggATAAAGGTTAACTTATTACtggatttttcaatcgtttatttTAGGAAGGTTTGTACATTTCGGTTTATTTACATCTTAAGTATTACTTTACTTCTAATCAGTACCAAGGTTTCAAAACTGCTATTAAATTTCACAGAAGTAATAATTCTATGTGCGTTAACCCCATTCTTTGAAAGTCGAGGTGTTCGCTAAGCTTTCCGGAGTAATAGGCCATAACGATGGTGGTAACATTGCGTCTTGTATTTCTGATGACTTATACCACGTGGGATAATTAAGTTCGTCCGTATTGTTTAGATTTACAgtactttcaaaatattctttGATAATATCGTCAGGATTCGGCCAGCCATTTTCAGGCGTAAAATGTAATCTTGATTGGTTTTTCATATTAACTGTAAATAAAGTTGATTTAACTATAAGGTACAATCTATTTCTACTTTAGAAATAGTTATGATTACCAAGACGTTGTAGCTCCCATATCATAGGAGGCGAATAATGGGAAAATCTGCATCCAAGACCAAATGCACAGTCACCGATAGTTAAAAAACGTTTACACGGCGTTTTCGCACATTCTTCCTTTAATATAATTTCCGGATctacaatattaataaattgtacTGTGTTCTGTTTACACGATCAATACCGAAACAAACATGATAATTTTGTGGTTATGTTCGTAACTTATTTAATATCGTAGCGTTTTTGAACATTTTAGAagtgtaaaattattaaataatcacCTTTATACATGTTGTAATGGTCTGCACGATTTTTTGCATGTTGTAAACTCGAAAGGTGTTTTTTTCTAGCTTCCGTGTCATCCTTAAAGGATCTGTCACAGTAAGCACAATAGTATCTTTTTCCCATAAGTGATTAAATTGTACTACAATCCAAAATAGAACTGTTATATGTCAAAAATATCCAGATTCAGATTGTAAAATAACGATTATAACAATTCGCAATAACTTATTACTAGCTCTAAAGCACGAGTAAAGAAAACATTGTCGATCTCAACGCTACTGGTGCGACATCTAGTGGAGAGCGTTCAAATAAATCAAGgggtatttaaatataaatattacgcgCCATTTTAAACCAGttaattttctacttttataGAGGAAccaaatttatattatagataggttatataatttatatttgtataagtTACTTGAACGAATAGTTCGTTcaaaaaactaagaaatgacGGGTTCGGAGCAATCAATTCAATTAAAGGTGTATTTCTGATACTTGACAGCATAAATCGGAATCGTTTTTGTACACTTAATGggtatttattttaaacaaacagATTAGGTACATGATACTGCTCATTTAAACGTTACAATTGTTTGTTACATCCTTAGAATATAATTTATCGCAACATCTTGTGTGTTACTAATCTATATCTGTGTGATATCTGTGTGTCACGTACCGAAGAAAATGCctataattaattacaataccttctccattaatttcaaaAGACATCGTTGCAACTACAGAAGCTCCAATATATCTAAATATCTTTAATTATACATTAGTAGTACGCACTTCTTGAACAACAATTTTGCTTACAGCGAATAAAATTGCATATTCCGTTTGTCGATTTACTTCCAAGTTAAACACTTGGAAATATAATTCTCCCTTGGTATGGAATATTACATTATGtacgatttcaattttatatctttcgttctcgatcgatAGACTTCTAATAATAATAGCTATTTAAATCTCATGTATTATGCACCAATATGTCtgaaaacgtataactaatttcTTTGTCAAAATATTAAGCCGATCCTCACAAAGCGGCAGTAATAAAGAGCAGCTGTTGTATCGTGTCGTTGACGGAAATCATAAATATAtttgataatattaatattattatacacatataatatatatatataatataaatacaatattaataatattaatatatgtatatagtgtcAATAtggattataataatatttcatacaGGAGCCTCTTAATTTGTGTAgcatacaaatattattataacaggaatataatattataaatagatTTAATGTATTAGAGTCTTTTCTATATAATTTTAGCGTGTCGTTGCCGAGACTCGACGTGTCGCAGTGTGAATCGGCTTTTAATATAGCGCGTCAAAAATTTTCTCTCTTTACTCGTTACGATTTAATTTCTATTCGTTTTGTTATCCGTTCGGATTTATTCGTATCGGGTGACCAGTTTACTTTCCATAGACATTTTCGACGATAGCAACATTAGCTTTCTATAAGTAATAAGTGGTAACCTATGAGGTAACGTGGAAATGCAAGAAaataggaataaaaaaaaaaaagcacgaaCGACAGTCAGAAAAAATTTGCGCGAACGATCACATCGCACacgagaaaattggaaaaatgtgATTGATATTTGCctattcatttttatcggtCTCCTTTGATAACGGGCGGAAGAAAATACATGAACACGGGGATCATTAATTTTCAAGAGGCTCGATAATAAGCACAGAAGtgtattttcatcgataaaataACGATCGGTTAACGCTGCGTTAATCGAGAAATCAGAGACGGAGTTACGGATCACAACGAAGAGAGACCGTAGAGATACAATTCTCTAAAATgaaacgaacaatttattcACAGTGCAATAGCTGCGCCTACGagatatatttattaaacgataattaattttccgtaCAATGTGTTCCTCAGTACGCGAATACTgtacaatatataaatttattctaaaTCCTATTCGACTCTGTGTctttaaaatcattttttaaagcACGACAGTTCTTCAACAAAATGTTCGGCGCGAATATGCCCCGTACCGCACAGCCTCGAAAATCAGTACGAGAATTTTGCGTAACACGTCGTTTTTAAAGATTTTATTCGTGCACGTCGTTCACGTTGCTTTTTGAGGTGGAATTGtattttaacgttacacgttcaaTGGGAACACCGAGATACATACGTGACAACGTGTGACGGAGATTGGTGACGCATACTGAAACTATTTACAGGAAAAACAAACGACAACCAATGTCAGGAGTTAGGTCGTTAAAGAGAATGATAAAACGATAACAGCTCTTGCTGCACATTTTATGCTATCGCGGTAGACCCGGCTTGTCATAAATTATGTAATAATTCGAGGACAGAAATACATGCATAATAAAACCGCTCGATAGTGTCACGAAGAATTCTTGATTTCACCATTGAACTGTGACGCGAGGTAAAGAAACGTATACGGTTGAATTCTTGCAGAGAAAAATAACGATTGTCAAAAATCACTGTGAGTCACTCTCTTTTGTACAAAAACTTAAATGTTTTATCTTTCGAGGAAATATTTTGCGAATCGAGTACCTACACTTGTGAGAAAATATTCGATcaacaaaattaatattgtattttctgaaataataaaatacagaaTTGAGCATTAAACTGGAAttggaaattttgtaaatattgatttttgtgATATGCAGTTAAAATTCTCTTTAGTACAGACAGTTTGCAAGATTTTAAGGTCAGTgacaaatttattttgtaactaACAAGTTAAATACACTTGTCAAAGCGATTAGGGAACAAGATTTCTAAATGATTCACGAAATCACGTATCTGtatagaaaaaaatagaaatactttATAATTGAGATactaatattttaatggttcttTGATCTTTACAGTACAGTACCACCTCGTTAATTGATCGTGAATCGAGTTCTGTCAATTTTCCGGAAAAGGTAGCGATTATTCCCCAGGAATTAACTTTTCTTTATCTCGTTCTAATAGCGAAAGGAATACATGAAAAGTGAACGAGATAATCAATAGTAAGGATGACTCTGGTTCAGTTATAGAGGGAAAAATTCGATCAGTTAGAGAGGTACTGTAtgttggaattttttaaatatcatatACCTTAATGCAGCGTTTTCCAAATCTATTTTGGTTACGGAACATTTTTCGTAAGTAAGACAAGTtacacccaaaaaaaaaaaaaaaaatacaaattacaatttttgaaggaaaaaaaatgaattacaaTATCTTGTTAGTTTTCTATAAATATCACGAATACATTGCCACTTAAATCGCAGATGTCGTTAGAAGGTAAGATTTTATAAAGCccgttaaaataaaatgttccgTATATTTGATTATTCCTTTATTAGGAATATCATCCAGTATACTGATGATCGAAAGAAATAACGTTGAAAATTATAACGATGTAAATAATGTACGTTACGAATTAATGAAACACAGTTCGAGGAACGCTGCCTTAATGAACAATAAAATTATCCAAACGAGTGATTCCCTAATTATCTCGAGCAGTGTATTATGTCCAGCATTCGTTAAAAGTTCACaatatttaattatgaaaatgttaaaaatgaaataaaacgtTTCTCTTCGAATCGTCAATCTCACGTTGTGAAACTTGCGCAGAATTTTGATACGTTCTTCACACGAGTTTGGTAACGTAACGAGTGAACCAACGAAGGTCGCGAAAGGACGAAAATGTTAGGTCAAAAGGACAAAATGGCGGAAAAGTGTATAGATGATAAAAAGAACGGCGCAGCGTTTTTAGGCCTGCTAAAAACAACGTGTACTCTCCCGTCGACCGACCATCTCGATCGTATCAAACCCGATAGAAAGTAAAATAACAACGGGACTAGATGAGAACAAAAATATACCAACGTTTGTTATCGCGTGTCGGTCCTAGGGTGTTGAAACGTCTCACGATTATTGCGTCTACGGGGTCGCAAGCGTTAACGCGTGTATCCATAATGGTGCGCCGTAACGTGTGTGATTTAACGCATAAAAATATCTGTTATcgcgtcgttgaaaaataaGTCGCGTATCAACACAGCGGAATGGACGTCCTTAACGTTAGAGCGATGCAACTCCGGGGGCGATACATCGATCGATTAAACACGTATACTGGAGGGGGCGTGCTGTTTCTATTTCCCTTGAGGACAGTTTGCTCGGTGGTGACATAATCCTTTTTAATCGTTCTCGTTACCGGTTCGTGTACACATGCATGCACCAACTTTGCGTTTCGTTTATCGATTTACACCGTGTGTTTATCTTCGCAATAAGATCAACGAGTAACCGTCGATCGTGTAGTCCGAGCGAACGCCGATGGCGGCGCTGTCCACCGTAAGGGCCCCTCGTGCGTTTCCCCCTCCACTCGTCCCCTAGCTACGCAGCGTGCTACGTCGTCGAAGCAACTGCGCGTGCGCGTTAGTGTCGCGGAGTGGGGGAACCCCAGGGGCCTCGCGAGGCCTCGCGTAGACAGCGTCACTCGATGGTAATACTCGCGCGGGAATATTCGAAAACGAGTTAAAAGAAAAAACGCGGTAcactttaattttcaaacgatcaCCAACGATCTGCTACGTCCGTATCTCTTCCTCTGAATCGATTCACCCCCTCCCCTGTTTCtctgtcgcgaacggacgaGAATATCCATGATTCCTCGTCTCGTACGATCGCGTGCGGACCTTTAATATTTCAACCAGCTTGTCAATTCCTCGTCCTGTGTCCCCCATTCGCGAATGTATCGTTCGAGGGGAACGTTCGATACGAATGGCCGAGTCGCCGGGTCGTCGAGTCTCGACGGTGTTTCGCACAGTGAAAATTATGCAAGGGTAAACACGCTCTATTATCGGCACGCACAAAATACATTGCAACCTCGTACAACGAAATTTTTTAGTtagtttcgtcgatcgtttaatTTCACACGCTGTTGTCTTCGTAGCTACAGAGGCCATAGGCGTAACGATTTACTTTACGACAAGTTGCACACCCGGTTTGCCAGATGGCCGCAGATTTCCCAATTATCGGTTCGAAACGGTCGTAACAACGTTGTGTAAATTATCGTACGGTTGATCGTCGGGCCCAAGGCCCCCTTTACTCCACGAGGAGTCTCGTAGAACCGAGTCACACGGTTTGCTCGAGAGAATGTGCATTTTATTAAGAATATATCGAAAGACTCTCGAGTCAATTGTTCCTGCCTCGTTTGCTCTTTTATTTTCGTCTCGTTACCCGGAGTAGCTCGGAGGAATTCGGAGGAGCTCTTTTTCGAGTTGTCGCTCGACTGCGGATCGATCTAACGAGCTCTGGTAAGAGAACTTCGAGAGAAAAAGgcgattttccttttcttcttttttttttttttcttttttttttcccccgtttaCTCCAAGTTTCCAGGTACAGAGAATACGTATCGACGAACGGATTACGAAATTTGGAGAAATTCGGGCAAAGTTACGGGACTCTGAACCGAACTCTCTCTATATGCATTAACACACGGTACGTTGAAACTTCGAACAGTTGAACGATTAACTCGAAAATTTACACGCATGTAAAGTACACGTCCCTCTATCGCGCGAACTGGGATTACCTTCGTACCTCGAAACTCGTATAGTTACCGGAACAATAGgagaagtaaatttttttttatcgagaaagcatactttttttcttttttttttctttggaagGGCGACGATTCTACGATTTTGattattttcgaacaaaatCCTGGTTCACGGTACAGTcagaatcgcgcgaaacgagcgtccgtttcattgtttctggtTCGGAAGACCATAAACTGTCGTGTACACCcatcgaacgattctttttttttttttcttcctcgtttcacGTCCTTCGACGCGATAGCGTGTAActcgagaacgaacgatcgtGAAAGCTTGAAAAAATTTATGCACGCGCTCGAAACGCGCACGTATATGTGTACGAAATTTGGAATCGATAGGTCTGATCCCTTTTTTGCGAATTAATACCGGACTACCCTTTTAACGCGCAACGGCCAGCGACGTTTATTACAGCGATCGGTGTTCTCGTCGTTCGGTGGTTCGCTCTTCCGATTGGTTCGATCCGCGTGGTCGGTTGGTGATACTACGTCGATGGAATGCTAATTTGCCGTAACAAACTCGGGAACTGTCGATACCACCAGGATTAAAGGTCTCCACCTTTCGATGCACGGGTTTGGAAATGTTGATAAGTGTACACTTGGAATACGGTTTCGGTGCATACGCGAATTATATGCGACACGGTCAACGAGAATTGCatttcgaattgaaaaatcaTCGGACGCTTCGTATTTCTGGAAACTTGCATCGTCATCTCGAATTTACGCGAAGGAGAATCGGTtagtttctttcatttcttttttttctttcttttttcatacaATACGATCTTCTCGCGTCGCGTGAACATTCGTCGAGGTGTCATCCTAAGTCGATAAGCCCGAATTCGCAAGCTTCTACAGAGACTTCGGTGAAACGTACGATTCTAAGTAATCACAAAGATATTTGGACGATAACAGTGTCGTTGGATCGCGAGAATCGAAGGTGAAATAATCGCGATCGTACGAACCGGACTCGACGACAAAcgaaaataccaaaaaaaaaaagaaaaacacgatgCCCGATTTCTTTGCtattgtttcgatcgttcgatttacttgtatcttattttatttgtatttttattcctttttcattttttttttttttgttatttctgGCATACTATCGGCGATTCGATTTCGAAGAATCagctactctctctctctctccctctctctctctgtctctctccctGATCCTCCTTAATTCTTGGTCTCCTCGTGGCCAGGAGTCCCCGACACTTCCTGGCGCACCTTGTGACCCCGGAAGCTCGCTTGGATTTTCGTCGCCGCTTTGTGCAGATCCGGATCCGTGAGATCGATGCCCTCCAGCTCGTTCATGGCGTCCTTTGCCTGAAACAACAGATTGCAACGGCGACGTGTAGATTTGTTGCGAACGATGTCGGTAGCGAGGTGAATAGTGTTTACCAACCATCGCGAGGCTAATTTAACCGAATGTGTTTACTTTACGGTTCATTCTAGAACGAAATCAATTTCCAAGTTGTTTACGAAAGTTTATTATTACTCGTGAAATGAACCGATGGTTGTGATATCTATGGGATAGGTCGGGGCGAAgatcaattttagaaattttcaaattgaatGCTTAATTACACGATGGTGATACTCGGTTCAACGTTGGTCAAACGCTATTATTCGGTGGAACATTTTCGATCGGTGTTTTGGTAATATATATTTCGTTCTAGTTGAATTGtagtaatattatatatttagtaATGAATTTCGTCCTCATTAGTAATGCAAATATAAAGGTAAGAGAAATGtcgataataatacaaattcttGTTCGTatgtgaaaaattgttctttATACTCCTCTTTGTTATCATtgtactttttattattattataggtataattttatattattgtagat carries:
- the LOC143151295 gene encoding zinc finger matrin-type protein 5, coding for MGKRYYCAYCDRSFKDDTEARKKHLSSLQHAKNRADHYNMYKDPEIILKEECAKTPCKRFLTIGDCAFGLGCRFSHYSPPMIWELQRLVNMKNQSRLHFTPENGWPNPDDIIKEYFESTVNLNNTDELNYPTWYKSSEIQDAMLPPSLWPITPESLANTSTFKEWG